The proteins below are encoded in one region of Pseudoduganella armeniaca:
- the gloA gene encoding lactoylglutathione lyase gives MRILHTMLRVGDLQRSIDFYTKVLGMKLLRTSDNPEYKYTLAFVGYGNNPDHAELELTYNYGVDSYELGTAYGHIAISTENIVEACNAARANGGNVTREPGPVKGGTTVIAFITDPDGYKVELIERSFTGTGGGLNN, from the coding sequence ATGCGCATCCTGCATACGATGCTGCGGGTCGGCGACCTGCAGCGCTCCATCGACTTCTACACCAAGGTGCTCGGCATGAAGCTGCTGCGCACCAGCGACAACCCGGAATACAAGTACACGCTGGCCTTCGTCGGCTACGGCAACAATCCGGACCACGCGGAACTGGAACTGACGTACAACTACGGCGTGGACAGCTACGAGCTGGGCACCGCCTACGGCCACATCGCCATCTCGACGGAAAACATCGTGGAAGCCTGTAACGCGGCGCGCGCCAACGGCGGCAATGTCACGCGCGAGCCGGGCCCCGTCAAGGGCGGCACGACGGTGATCGCGTTCATCACGGACCCCGATGGCTACAAGGTGGAATTGATCGAGCG